In a genomic window of Oncorhynchus keta strain PuntledgeMale-10-30-2019 chromosome 28, Oket_V2, whole genome shotgun sequence:
- the LOC118360777 gene encoding coenzyme Q-binding protein COQ10 homolog A, mitochondrial-like, with amino-acid sequence MAATARRMPMGVRTFSEFLEIAVGSGRSPCHTAGSREHMRQTIRHLSSCGIVMTRTPRVLCHQQNWDTMTSVPHSRNFMGFTNKRKEYSERRILGYSMLEMYDVVANVDDYKLFVPWCKKSQTIMKRAGHSKAQLEVGFPPIVERYTSMISVVRPHMVKAVCTDGTLFNHLETIWRFSPGIPGYPRTCTVDVSISFEFRSLLHSQLATVFFDEVVKKNVSAFERRAGTLYGPQTRVPRELMFHEVHQT; translated from the exons ATGGCAGCAACTGCCCGGCGAATGCCGATGGGTGTGCGGACATTCAGTGAGTTTTTGGAGATTGCTGTAGGCTCTGGGCGTTCACCATGTCACACCGCGGGGTCAAGAGAACATATGAGACAGACTATCAG ACACTTGTCATCATGTGGTATTGTAATGACTAGGACTCCCAGAGTGCTTTGCCATCAGCAGAATTGGGACACAATGACATCAGTTCCCCACAGCAGAAACTTCATGGGGTTTACAAATAAGAGAAAGGAGTACTCCGAGCGGAGGATACTGGG GTACTCTATGCTGGAGATGTATGATGTGGTAGCCAACGTGGATGACTACAAACTCTTTGTCCCCTGGTGTAAGAAGTCCCAGACCATCATGAAGAGGGCAGGCCACTCCAAAGCTCAGCTAGAGGTGGGATTCCCACCCATCGTAGAGCGATACACATCCATGATCAGCGTGGTGCGACCCCACATGGTCAAA GCGGTGTGCACAGATGGAACACTTTTTAACCACCTGGAGACGATATGGCGCTTCAGTCCTGGAATCCCTGGTTATCCCCGCACCTGCACTGTGGACGTTTCG ATCTCGTTTGAGTTCCGCTCCTTGCTCCACTCTCAGTTAGCAACTGTGTTTTTTGACGAGGTGGTAAAGAAGAATGTGTCTGCCTTTGAGCGCCGGGCCGGAACGCTCTACGGCCCACAGACTCGCGTCCCACGGGAGTTAATGTTCCATGAGGTACACCAAACGTGA